In the Budorcas taxicolor isolate Tak-1 chromosome 1, Takin1.1, whole genome shotgun sequence genome, GTGTCTGCAATGCTATTACAGAACTATTGTGATGCTTCTCAGGTCAATTCTGAGCTACTTTGAAGGCTCATCTTATACTAGGTGACCTCAGAAATATCTAGTTTCACTGCATTCTTCAGTCTGTGAAAATAGTATCTATTCTTAGTGACTAAAACCAGAGAATGTTTCCAGAATGAACAAAGATAAGGGGAGGAGCAGTTTAGGAGACTGACCTTCAAGGAAACCAGGAGGACTAGGTTGTTTACTCTGTTACTTGAGCCGGTTATTAATcaactctggaggaggaaatggcaaccccctcaagTACTGCggagagaatcccatgtacagaggagcctggcagggtacagtctgtggagtcacaaagagttggacgcgactaaagcaacttagcaccattAATCAACTCATAAGATTTGAGGCAATAGAATGTTTTTTAGATTATCAGTTCCTCTTGGTTCAAAAGTCACTAAGATCTTTTGTGAAACAACATCTGAACATTTGATTCACATGTATGTTCATAACATAGCAAAATATGTTCTCACCCCCTGGGCCACCAAGAAGACAGCCTCTCATGCTGTCTGGCATCTTTCTGAGACAAAACAGCCTGTATTTTCACACCTTGAGTCATAAAATGCATTTATTCTTATTTCATTGAAAGAATTAAGAATTCAATTTGgtaataatgaaatttaaaaattgaaacctCATTCCAGAACTGATGGTAAATAGACTCATATGAGATGACTCCACCTATTGGACAAAGTGGTGTACTCCTACTCCTATCACCCATTACTAATAAATGAACCAAAGATGTGGGAGCTTCACTAAGGCACTGTGAAAATCaactggagaaaaataatttcagatgatTACTTGGTCATCACaaatagaaaagtagaaaagaaattagaaaacttaATTTATATGTTACAGGGCAACCACTAAGGGAATTTCTTATTGCattctatgttttaaaatgtagtaaTTCCTGAAAGACCAAGATATACATTCACTGTTTATCAaagcatttcacaaatatttgttgatctGATTGTGTCGGCACAGAATGTCAAGATTTTTTTGGTGGCTGCACTGTGTAGCTttggggattttagttccctgaccaaggattgaacctgtgccccctgaaaTGGAAGCATGGCATCCTAAGCAGaagactaccagggaattcccagaatgTCAAGATATTTAATCAACTATATATCTGGAATTTAGATGGAGGAAATGAATGACCTGTATAGAGTAGTATAGAAAAAACTAATTTCTGAGAATAAATATGCTAATTATAAATTTGAAATCAAAGGACTTGAGTATTAACTGACTATTATTAGATTTTAATTAATTGGTTTCTATCCTACCTTATTTGATTGGCGTTTGATTTATTTTACAAGTTAAATAGctttctatgcctcagtttcatttgaaaaatgaagatataTTAATACTCAAAAATTGGTTTACTAGATGGATGATTGTGTGCTCAGCACATTGATAAATATACGCTGGAAACACACAGTCCCTGATATCAGAGAACACACTCTtaagaggaaatacagaaagaagTCATGCTAATATGAGGCAATATAAACAGCAATATACCCCAGCACATAGAATTATCAAGGAATGGTTGCCAGCTCAGCCCCAGAAGCAAGTGGAGTTATACtcaaggaaggcttcttggaggaagcAAACTCTCAAGTAAAACTTAAAGGATGAGTGAGAAATAATAAACAAGGAAAGGAGGGTGGAGACCTTGGGATGCTCCAAGCTGAAACTACTAATGGATTCATAAGATGACATTACAAAAGAGGCATTTGACAAAACCAACTTTCTTCCGGCTGTTAGGGAATATCCGTCTTCACTAAGTGTACAGAGTAGAATCCCAAAGAGACTCTAATCTTGAAAAGTAAGGTGGTAAAATAAGCCTCAGAAGTGTCCCAGAGGGCCTGCCATGGGCCTTCTGGAAACTTGGTTTCCCTTTTATTGGTTGACAACTGACATTTTAGTTTCaaccttccaaggagcaaacacaTTTCTTGGGCTTAATGTCAGGAAGGCCTGACCTCTTTATTGgagtatgattttatttatcaaataaatcatgaaaaataCCATGTGGGCGTAATAAACATGAGACCAATGAAGTGGTTAGTGCTTCCAAGTCACCTTCTAACCCAGAAGTGTAGTGAATGGAACACTGATTTCCAGAAATAGTATTCCAGAATCTGCTGTGGttctctctgtattttaataatcCGCATCTGCATTTTACTTCAAAGTTTTGTTATCTTCCTTGGTGATAGCTgtagatttttgttttgcttgtttggttTGGTGACTAATAGAAAAAATTACTATTACAAAATCATTGCATTTTTGGTaaactgtttattttgtattggggtttagctgattaacaatgttgtgatggtttcaggtgaacagtgaaggaactcagccatacatatatgacaaaattattatattttttaaactaagcaTTTGAATTGTATGcaaatggtttatttttatatttattataattcctTACCTGTTTGTTCATGGATTCAAAAGAACCAGTTTCCCTTTAACCTTTAAAAGGCCTGTAAAGACTTTGTGTTTTCTTCACAGATACAGGCTAGTTCCAAAGGTTTATTTTCCTGAGCAAATTCATGATGTTGTACGTGCCACGAAGTACTTCCTGCAGCCAGAAGTCTTACGCAAGTATTCAGTTGACCCAGGCAGAGTCGGCATTTCTGGTGACAGTGCTGGTGGGAATTTGGCAGCTGCCCTGGGCCAACAGGTAACAGAGATCCCTGAGGTGCTGGTGAAAGGAGGGTGCATGTTAATGTTCTGCAGACAGCACATGTCCACTAGGCATGGCGAAGGCCTAGCCGAGTAGGCTGGTTACTCAGGGGCCAAGTTACTGAGACGACTGCACTTGGAAACTTCTCAAAGATCTTTGTGAAGTAGGAAAATGGGTCATTGAAAGAAGTGTCATCTCTGAGTCCTTGGAAAGGCCCTGATTACAATTAATGAGAGAGGAGAGCTAGCATTTTAGCATCCTACCCTTGCCCTTGGGGATATGTGTGGAAATTAAGTCTTCTCTgctccttttccatgttggacttgaaaaacagtatttttgcTATGTTTCAGTTGCTAAGATTGTTTCCTTAAACTTTgagccaaattaaaaaatttaaaagtgtttgttaatataaaagaaaaagttaaatgttaacttttaagTTAAATGGTTCAGCCACTTTGAAtgttaaaatatatgttaatcTGAGCTTGacttcagggacttctctggtggctcagacggtaaagcgtctacctacaatgcgggagacctgagttcagtccctgggtcgggaagatctcctggagaaggaattggcaacccactccagtattcttgcctggaaaatcccatggagggaggagcctggtaggctacagtccatggagtcacaaagagttggacacgactgagtgactttactcacTCACTGAGTTTTACTTGGTTAAATTTTGTCTAGCTCTAATGGCATCCCAGATTTTGGGCAGCTGTGTAAATTCAAAGATGagtacatttttttcctctcatataggttaaataatttAAGAATAGCATTTCTGTCTTCTTACCTCCAAATTTCTTTTGGCATTCTCAAATAGCATCTGCCTTTTCATTTGTGGAATGTCctgatttcttctcttttgctgtaaTTAAAGAACTTAGTTCTCCACTTGGCACTGGTGGGTTTGCTATCCACATGTCCTGGTGCACTGGGGAGAGAATCATGGACTTTAGAACCAGACAGAACTGGGTGGAATCCAGGCCCCCCAAGGGAAGTTGTACGGCTTTGGGCAAGTCTCAGGAAAATGAGGATCGTGCCATCTGAATGAAGAGCTGTTGCCAGGACTTAGTGAGATGATGTATGTACAGTTCTTGGCATGTATTAAGAACTGCTTTTACAGAGCAATTACATCTTCCCTCAGGATAGGGTTCTAAAGTCTGTTGCGAAACAAAATTGTTTGGCTGAAGTTATCTTGAAGATTGTTTAGTAGCCTGTAAAACACAGTGACCTAGTTAGCTGCCTTTTAGAtgtaaaaaatatatcattttagaCATTAGAATTACAAAATGAGGCAATATATTTGCATTTCAGGGAGACCTGGGGGAATGGAGTTCTGCAGTGGTAGGGGTTCAGTCACATTCCCATCTCAGTTGCACTCTCAGACACACACTCATGAAGTACAATGGAAGGTGCACTGCCAGCATGATTGAAATTCCCTCCCTCTCACCAACCGTGAGGACTCGAGGCTCTTCAGAGGAGAGACCATGAGGTCCTGTTAAAAGACTTTGGAGTCCCATCATCTGTTCATTTAGCTTTTCATACCCATGTCCTCTGGAAGAGTCAGCCTAGTTTTTTCTCTCCAGTAAGCCACTGCCTTTTGGGGCCTTTCTTGACAATACAAAACTATCCATCCATAACTCCCAGCATGATGAGTATTATGCCAAAGGATAGAAACAAAGagtgttgatgggcatttaaagACCTAAGAGATCATGTACTTTCGAAGTGTTGACTCAAAATTATGAGTTGCAAACATCACACCTTTCTTAGTAAATATCCAATAGCTtgaagggtggtggtgatggtggtggccattcaaagtgaaatgaaataatgtgtttgctttttcttctccagtttaATCAAGATACCAACCTAAAAAATAAGCTCAAAGTGCAAGCTTTAATTTATCCAGTTCTTCAAGCTTTAGATTTTAATACACCCTCTTATCAGCAAAATATGAACACCCCCATTCTGCCCCGGTATGTCATGGTGAAGTACTGGGTGGACTACTTCAATGGCAACTATGACTTTGTCCAGGCAATGATAGTCAACAATCACACGTCACTGGATGTGGATGAGGCTTCTGCCCTCAGGGCCCGTCTAAACTGGACATCCCTTTTGCCCACTTCCATCACAAAGAACTATAAGCCTGTCATGCAGACCACTGGCAACTCCAGGATTGTCCAGGAGATCCCTCAGCTGCTGGATGCCCGCTCGGCCCCACTCATCGCAGACCAGGAGGTCCTGCAGCACCTCCCAAAGACCTATATTCTGACCTGTGAGCACGATGTCCTAAGAGATGACGGAATCATGTATGCAAAGCGTTTGGAGAGTGCAGGTGTGGAGGTGACCCTGGATCACTTTGAGGATGGCTTCCACGGATGCATGATTTTCACCAGCTGGCCAACTAACTTCTCAGTGGGAATTCGGACTAGGAATAGTTATATCAAGTGGCTGGATCAAAACCTGTGAAGAAGGGAGATTTCTGAAAAGCTTGAGCCCCTCCTGATGACCTGCACCTGCTTTGGAAAGACATTGACTCTTTAGTCGACTAATTTCCTCTCATTACTTATGAATTATGGAATCTCTATTCCCTGCAGACTTcatgttaatttaattttaagaaatgcttTTGAGTAACATAAGTGCAAAAACATCTGAATCTGGTCCTGTAAGTGGGCCAGTCTCTCTGTTCATGTTTTAACCAAATTACTACTAATGCC is a window encoding:
- the NCEH1 gene encoding neutral cholesterol ester hydrolase 1, producing the protein MRSSCVLLTALVALAAYYIYIPLPSSVSDPWKLMLLDATFRSAQQVSNLIHYLGLSHHLLALNFIIVSFGKKSAWSSARVKVTDTDFDGVEVRVFEGPPKPEEPLKRSVVYIHGGGWALASAKIRYYDELCTAMAEELNAVIVSIEYRLVPKVYFPEQIHDVVRATKYFLQPEVLRKYSVDPGRVGISGDSAGGNLAAALGQQFNQDTNLKNKLKVQALIYPVLQALDFNTPSYQQNMNTPILPRYVMVKYWVDYFNGNYDFVQAMIVNNHTSLDVDEASALRARLNWTSLLPTSITKNYKPVMQTTGNSRIVQEIPQLLDARSAPLIADQEVLQHLPKTYILTCEHDVLRDDGIMYAKRLESAGVEVTLDHFEDGFHGCMIFTSWPTNFSVGIRTRNSYIKWLDQNL